A window of Spirochaetae bacterium HGW-Spirochaetae-1 genomic DNA:
ATATGATTTTTAATTCTCCCTGCGGCCTTTTCATCTTCAGGCCCCCGGGATTTTATCCGAAAATAGTAGTAGTATGAAAGTGAGTCAAATATTTTTTTTATCAATTTGATTATTAAGGATAGTTTGTTTTTTATAGTTGTTTTAAGTTATTTGGTCGGGATATTTGGCCTGAAAACAGGCAGAAGTGCTTCCCGATACTGACTTGATCAGCACAGACTAATAATACAGAGGTAACCCCATATGATGAGATCTTTGTGGACAGCAGCATCGGGAATGGTGGGACAACAGTTTAATATCGATACCATTTCCAATAACCTTTCCAATGTCAATACTACGGGATTCAAAAAGCAGAGGGCTGAATTCGAAGATCTCCTGTACCACACGATCCTCATGGCCGGTACGCCTGCAACGGAAGTAACAGAGGTCCCCACGGGAATTCAGGTAGGACACGGTGTCAAGGTGGCAGCGACTCAGAAAATGTTCGAGCAGGGAAGCCTTCAGTCCACGGAAAATAAGCTGGACCTTGCCATGGAAGGAGAAGGATTCTTTAAAATACAGCTTTATGATGGTTCCATGGCTTATACGAGAGACGGGGCCTTCAAGATAGATTCTAACCGGCAGGTTGTTACCGCCAATGGATATCTGCTGGAGCCGCCGCTGGTTCTTCCGGAAAATTTTATTATGAACACTCTTTCGATAAGCCAGGACGGCCGCGTTACCGTGAAGTTG
This region includes:
- the flgG gene encoding flagellar basal-body rod protein FlgG; translation: MMRSLWTAASGMVGQQFNIDTISNNLSNVNTTGFKKQRAEFEDLLYHTILMAGTPATEVTEVPTGIQVGHGVKVAATQKMFEQGSLQSTENKLDLAMEGEGFFKIQLYDGSMAYTRDGAFKIDSNRQVVTANGYLLEPPLVLPENFIMNTLSISQDGRVTVKLVGEEDSVEVGQMEVYRFVNPAGLSSIGGNLYKTTPASGEEIAGQPGMDGLAKVHQGFLEMSNVKVVEEMVNMIVAQRAYEVNSKAIQASDSMLGTAIGLKR